One segment of Paraburkholderia sp. PREW-6R DNA contains the following:
- the selD gene encoding selenide, water dikinase SelD: MTENLVQAPSSPRLTSLSHGGGCGCKIAPGLLADLLKRSAPLPFFPDLLVGNDTADDAAVYRLNDEQAIVATTDFFMPIVDDPFDFGRIAATNALSDVYAMGGKPVMALAIVGMPINVLPHDVIAAVLKGGESVCADAGIPLAGGHSIDSVEPIYGLVAIGVVDPKRVKRNAGARAGDVLILGKPLGVGVLSAALKNDRLDANGYAAMIATTTKLNRPGAELANLEGVHALTDITGFGLLGHTLELARGSNLSARVRYADLPWLPDVVGFAEAGIFTGASGRNWDAYGRDIVMPASLPSIARTLLTDPQTSGGLLVSCAPEAADEVLALFRADGFNDARVIGEMVEGERRVEVV, from the coding sequence ATGACCGAAAACCTCGTCCAAGCCCCCTCGTCCCCTCGTCTGACCAGCCTGTCGCACGGCGGCGGCTGCGGCTGCAAGATCGCGCCGGGGCTGCTCGCCGACCTGCTCAAGCGCAGCGCGCCGCTGCCTTTTTTCCCGGATCTGCTGGTCGGCAACGACACGGCTGACGACGCCGCCGTCTATCGGCTCAATGACGAACAGGCAATCGTTGCGACCACGGATTTCTTCATGCCGATCGTCGACGACCCGTTCGACTTTGGGCGCATTGCCGCGACGAACGCGCTGTCCGACGTCTATGCAATGGGCGGCAAGCCGGTCATGGCGCTCGCGATCGTCGGCATGCCGATCAATGTTCTTCCGCACGACGTGATCGCGGCCGTGCTGAAAGGCGGCGAATCCGTCTGCGCGGACGCGGGCATCCCGCTCGCGGGCGGCCACTCGATCGATTCGGTCGAGCCCATCTACGGGCTCGTCGCGATCGGCGTAGTTGACCCTAAGCGTGTCAAACGCAACGCCGGTGCGCGCGCGGGCGACGTGCTGATCCTCGGGAAGCCGCTCGGCGTGGGCGTGCTGTCCGCCGCGCTGAAGAATGACAGGCTGGACGCAAACGGCTACGCCGCCATGATCGCCACGACGACGAAACTCAACCGCCCGGGCGCGGAACTGGCGAATCTGGAAGGCGTGCACGCGCTGACCGACATCACCGGCTTTGGGCTGCTGGGCCACACACTGGAGCTGGCGCGCGGCTCGAACCTGAGCGCTCGTGTGCGTTATGCCGATCTGCCGTGGCTGCCGGACGTGGTCGGCTTCGCGGAGGCCGGCATTTTTACCGGCGCGTCGGGACGTAACTGGGACGCGTACGGCAGGGATATCGTGATGCCCGCGTCGTTGCCGTCGATCGCCCGCACGCTGCTCACGGACCCGCAGACGTCGGGCGGCCTGCTGGTGTCGTGCGCGCCCGAAGCGGCCGACGAGGTGCTTGCCCTCTTCCGCGCCGACGGCTTCAACGACGCGCGGGTGATCGGCGAGATGGTGGAGGGAGAACGGCGCGTCGAAGTGGTCTGA
- the mnmH gene encoding tRNA 2-selenouridine(34) synthase MnmH — MKNLLVNLDQAGDFDEIIDVRTPLEFADDHIPGAINAPVLSNEERVLVGTTYKQVSPFEATRMGAALVARTIAHHLETTFADRPRNWRPLIYCWRGGKRSGSVTTLFNMIGWPARQLEGGYKSYRRATLATLDSLPKLFSYIALVGPTGSGKTRLLAALRDAGAQTLDLEALASHRGSLLGAWAGVQQPSQKHFDTLLVSTLRGFDASRPVFVEAESRRIGSVALPLALLETFHRGACVEVVSSRADRAAFLLHDYAHLFDDPAALKAQLQRLIGLHSRERVAGWQQSVDENRRAELAHELIERHYDPAYARSSHQHFVHLQHALKFSFRPIDADVVDQAKALLAQIEKHSLVVT, encoded by the coding sequence TTGAAAAACCTCCTTGTCAACCTTGACCAAGCCGGTGATTTCGATGAAATCATCGACGTGCGTACGCCGCTCGAGTTCGCCGACGACCACATTCCGGGTGCGATCAACGCGCCGGTGCTCAGCAACGAAGAGCGCGTGCTGGTTGGCACCACCTACAAGCAGGTGTCGCCGTTCGAGGCGACACGGATGGGCGCGGCGCTCGTCGCACGCACTATCGCGCATCACCTGGAAACGACGTTTGCCGACCGGCCGCGCAACTGGCGTCCGCTGATTTATTGCTGGCGCGGCGGCAAGCGCTCCGGCTCGGTCACCACGCTCTTCAACATGATCGGCTGGCCGGCGCGTCAACTGGAGGGCGGCTATAAAAGCTATCGGCGCGCCACGCTCGCCACGCTCGATTCGTTGCCAAAATTGTTCAGTTATATTGCGCTGGTCGGGCCCACGGGCAGCGGCAAAACACGGCTGCTCGCGGCACTGCGGGATGCAGGCGCGCAAACGCTGGATCTCGAGGCGCTTGCGTCGCATCGCGGCTCGCTGCTCGGTGCATGGGCGGGCGTGCAACAACCGTCGCAGAAGCATTTCGACACACTGCTCGTGAGCACGTTACGCGGCTTCGACGCGTCACGGCCGGTGTTCGTCGAAGCGGAAAGCCGGCGTATCGGCTCGGTGGCGTTGCCGCTCGCGCTGCTCGAAACGTTTCACCGCGGCGCGTGCGTCGAGGTCGTCTCCAGCCGGGCCGACCGTGCGGCGTTTCTTTTACACGACTATGCACATCTGTTCGACGATCCAGCCGCGCTCAAAGCACAGCTGCAACGGCTGATCGGCCTGCACAGCCGGGAGCGCGTGGCAGGCTGGCAGCAATCCGTCGATGAGAACAGGCGCGCCGAGCTTGCGCACGAATTGATCGAGCGGCATTACGATCCGGCGTACGCGCGCAGCAGCCATCAGCATTTCGTCCATCTGCAGCACGCACTGAAGTTTTCTTTCCGCCCAATCGACGCCGATGTCGTCGATCAGGCAAAGGCGCTTCTCGCGCAGATCGAAAAACATTCACTCGTTGTCACCTGA
- a CDS encoding permease, with protein MQSTLRQPRAAIGGIVFLLIAVVGLFYVKWFPYYNRAFVAASQHSIGKSILMGTSASAPAASWHSAVDYAMAYGKAIWQAMVLGLLLGSAVQALIPPQWVARALGRADFGSVVKGGLMSLPGMMCTCCAAPVVAGLRARQAAPGAAIAFWLGNTALNPATLIFMGFVLGWQWMGLRLVLGIVMVFGLGYLVNRMVTPKEAQAAQASLSHLVATDEPGTAFTRWLKILAAMTLRLVPEYIVLVLILGAARAWLFPHIGPNIDNSLLWIVGLSVAGTLFVIPTAGEVPIIQAMLAFGMAAGPAGALLMTLPLISVPSIAMLGRSFPRRVLTVVTLAVVLCGVVSGLLAAGLGF; from the coding sequence ATGCAATCAACTCTTCGGCAGCCGCGTGCCGCCATTGGCGGAATCGTTTTTCTGCTCATCGCCGTCGTCGGACTCTTCTATGTGAAGTGGTTTCCGTATTACAACCGCGCGTTCGTCGCTGCGAGCCAGCACTCGATCGGCAAATCCATTCTGATGGGCACGTCGGCGAGCGCGCCGGCGGCGTCGTGGCACTCGGCGGTCGATTACGCGATGGCGTACGGCAAGGCGATCTGGCAGGCGATGGTTCTCGGCCTGTTGCTTGGCTCCGCGGTACAGGCGTTGATCCCGCCGCAATGGGTCGCGCGTGCGCTCGGCCGCGCCGATTTCGGCAGCGTGGTAAAGGGCGGCCTGATGTCGCTGCCAGGAATGATGTGTACGTGCTGCGCCGCGCCGGTCGTCGCCGGTTTGCGCGCGCGCCAGGCGGCGCCCGGCGCGGCGATCGCCTTCTGGCTCGGCAACACCGCTCTGAATCCGGCCACGCTGATTTTTATGGGCTTCGTCCTCGGCTGGCAGTGGATGGGCCTGCGCCTCGTCCTTGGCATCGTGATGGTGTTCGGGCTTGGCTATCTGGTGAATCGCATGGTCACGCCGAAAGAGGCGCAAGCCGCTCAAGCCTCCCTGTCGCACCTCGTCGCCACCGACGAACCCGGCACCGCCTTTACGCGCTGGCTAAAAATTCTCGCCGCAATGACGCTGCGGCTCGTGCCCGAGTACATCGTGCTGGTGCTGATCCTCGGCGCGGCGCGCGCGTGGCTCTTTCCGCACATCGGCCCGAATATTGACAACAGCCTGCTGTGGATCGTCGGGCTATCGGTGGCGGGGACGCTGTTCGTGATTCCCACTGCGGGCGAAGTGCCGATCATCCAGGCCATGCTCGCGTTCGGCATGGCAGCCGGCCCCGCCGGCGCGCTGCTGATGACGTTGCCGCTGATCAGCGTGCCGTCGATCGCGATGCTCGGCCGCTCCTTTCCGCGGCGTGTGCTGACAGTGGTGACGCTGGCGGTCGTGCTGTGTGGCGTCGTCAGCGGGTTGCTTGCGGCGGGTCTGGGCTTTTGA